A window from Balearica regulorum gibbericeps isolate bBalReg1 chromosome 1, bBalReg1.pri, whole genome shotgun sequence encodes these proteins:
- the DUSP12 gene encoding dual specificity protein phosphatase 12 isoform X1, producing the protein MSVAGGCCGGGMVPVLPGLYVGGAESCSSPESLAAAGVVAVLTVDAEEPPAVPGVRALHVRARDEPGADLLSRLDDCAAFIGAARADGGAVLVRCQAGVSRSVAVVTAYLMKTEGLRWEEAYAVVKAAKPDAEVNPGFQGQLKLYEAMGCAVDSSSVLYKRYRLQMLTERYPELQDLPREVFAVDPTNICQTPNTEVLYRCRKCRRALFRSSSILSHAEGSGPTAFAHKRITDSAQLVGNRREKCTSYFTEPVQWMEPALLGVMEGQLLCPKCTSKLGSFSWRGEQCSCGRWVTPAFQIHKSRVDEVSTLPVGNFQAAKT; encoded by the exons ATGTCGGTAGCCGGGGGTTGCTGTGGTGGCGGGATGGTGCCAGTGCTGCCCGGGCTCTACGTGGGCGGCGCGGAGTCGTGCTCGTCCCCGGAGTcgctggcggcggcgggggtGGTGGCGGTGCTGACGGTGGACGCGGAGGAGCCGCCAGCAGTGCCGGGGGTGCGGGCCCTGCACGTCCGGGCGCGGGACGAGCCCGGCGCCGACCTGCTGAGCCGCCTGGACGACTGCGCCGCCTTCATCGGGGCGGCGCGGGCGGACGGCGGGGCCGTCCTCGTCCGCTG CCAGGCCGGGGTGAGCCGCAGCGTGGCCGTGGTCACCGCCTACCTCATGAAGACGGAGGGACTCCGGTGGGAGGAGGCCTACGCCGTCGTCAAGGCCGCCAAACCCGACGCCGA GGTGAACCCGGGTTTCCAGGGGCAGCTGAAGCTCTACGAGGCCATGGGCTGCGCCGTGGACAGCAGCAGTGTCCTCTACAAGCGGTACCGGCTGCAGATGCTCACGGAGAGGTACCCCG AACTTCAAGATTTGCCCCGAGAAGTCTTTGCTGTTGATCCAACCAATATATGTCAAACTCCAAACACAGAGGTTCTCTACAGGTGCAGGAAATGCAG GCGCGCTCTGTTCCGTAGCTCCAGCATTTTGTCCCATGCGGAAGGAAGCGGACCGACAGCCTTTGCCCACAAGAGGATAACAGACTCTGCTCAGCTTGTTGGCAATCGCCGTGAAAAGTGTACCTCTTACTTCACCGAGCCCGTGCAGTGGATGGAGCCAGCATTGCTCGGAGTAATGGAAGGACAG cttctGTGTCCCAAATGCACATCAAAGCTGGGCTCCTTCAGCTGGCGGGGTGAGCAGTGTTCCTGTGGCCGCTGGGTGACGCCTGCCTTCCAGATTCACAAAAGTCGAGTGGATGAAGTGAGCACGCTGCCAGTTGGTAACTTCCAAGCTGCTAAAACCTGA
- the DUSP12 gene encoding dual specificity protein phosphatase 12 isoform X2, which translates to MSVAGGCCGGGMVPVLPGLYVGGAESCSSPESLAAAGVVAVLTVDAEEPPAVPGVRALHVRARDEPGADLLSRLDDCAAFIGAARADGGAVLVRWVNPGFQGQLKLYEAMGCAVDSSSVLYKRYRLQMLTERYPELQDLPREVFAVDPTNICQTPNTEVLYRCRKCRRALFRSSSILSHAEGSGPTAFAHKRITDSAQLVGNRREKCTSYFTEPVQWMEPALLGVMEGQLLCPKCTSKLGSFSWRGEQCSCGRWVTPAFQIHKSRVDEVSTLPVGNFQAAKT; encoded by the exons ATGTCGGTAGCCGGGGGTTGCTGTGGTGGCGGGATGGTGCCAGTGCTGCCCGGGCTCTACGTGGGCGGCGCGGAGTCGTGCTCGTCCCCGGAGTcgctggcggcggcgggggtGGTGGCGGTGCTGACGGTGGACGCGGAGGAGCCGCCAGCAGTGCCGGGGGTGCGGGCCCTGCACGTCCGGGCGCGGGACGAGCCCGGCGCCGACCTGCTGAGCCGCCTGGACGACTGCGCCGCCTTCATCGGGGCGGCGCGGGCGGACGGCGGGGCCGTCCTCGTCCGCTG GGTGAACCCGGGTTTCCAGGGGCAGCTGAAGCTCTACGAGGCCATGGGCTGCGCCGTGGACAGCAGCAGTGTCCTCTACAAGCGGTACCGGCTGCAGATGCTCACGGAGAGGTACCCCG AACTTCAAGATTTGCCCCGAGAAGTCTTTGCTGTTGATCCAACCAATATATGTCAAACTCCAAACACAGAGGTTCTCTACAGGTGCAGGAAATGCAG GCGCGCTCTGTTCCGTAGCTCCAGCATTTTGTCCCATGCGGAAGGAAGCGGACCGACAGCCTTTGCCCACAAGAGGATAACAGACTCTGCTCAGCTTGTTGGCAATCGCCGTGAAAAGTGTACCTCTTACTTCACCGAGCCCGTGCAGTGGATGGAGCCAGCATTGCTCGGAGTAATGGAAGGACAG cttctGTGTCCCAAATGCACATCAAAGCTGGGCTCCTTCAGCTGGCGGGGTGAGCAGTGTTCCTGTGGCCGCTGGGTGACGCCTGCCTTCCAGATTCACAAAAGTCGAGTGGATGAAGTGAGCACGCTGCCAGTTGGTAACTTCCAAGCTGCTAAAACCTGA
- the TENT5C gene encoding terminal nucleotidyltransferase 5C — MAGKGSNRDCMSCSVLNWEQVSRLHEVLTEVVPIHGRGNFPTLKLTLKDIVQTVRSRLSEAGIVVHDVRLNGSAAGHVLVKDNGLGCKDLDLIFQVSLPSEAEFQLVRDVVLRSLLNFLPEGVSKLKISPVTLKEAYIQKLVKVYTESDRWSLISLSNKHGRNVELKFVDCIRRQFEFSVDSFQIILDSLLFYYDYSETPMSEHFHPTVIGESMYGDFEAAFDHLQNKLIATKNPEEIRGGGLLKYSNLLVRDFRPMDKDEIKTLERYMCSRFFIDFPDILDQQRKLETYLQNHFSKEERSKYDYLMILRRVVNESTVCLMGHERRQTLNLISLLALKVLAEQNIIPNATNVTCYYQPAPYVSDVNFSNYYLANAPVPYSQSYPTWLPCN, encoded by the coding sequence ATGGCAGGCAAAGGAAGTAACAGAGACTGCATGTCATGCAGTGTACTGAACTGGGAGCAGGTCAGCCGTCTGCATGAGGTTCTTACAGAGGTGGTTCCGATCCATGGACGAGGTAACTTCCCGACACTGAAGCTAACTCTGAAGGACATTGTTCAGACTGTTCGGAGTAGGCTGAGTGAAGCAGGCATTGTGGTACATGATGTCCGTCTGAATGGCTCTGCAGCTGGTCATGTCCTGGTCAAGGATAATGGGCTGGGATGCAAAGACCTGGATCTCATTTTTCAAGTTTCTCTTCCAAGTGAGGCAGAGTTTCAGTTAGTTCGAGATGTGGTGTTGCGATCCCTCTTGAATTTCTTGCCAGAAGGAGTAAGCAAGCTAAAAATCAGTCCAGTAACACTGAAGGAAGCCTACATCCAGAAGCTAGTCAAAGTGTACACAGAATCTGACCGCTGGAGCTTGATATCACTTTCCAACAAACATGGTAGGAATGTGGAGTTGAAGTTTGTAGACTGTATAAGACGACAGTTTGAGTTCAGTGTGGACTCTTTCCAAATCATACTGGACTCCCTGCTCTTTTACTATGACTACTCAGAAACCCCCATGTCAGAACATTTCCATCCAACTGTGATCGGGGAGAGCATGTATGGAGACTTTGAAGCAGCTTTTGATCACCTCCAGAACAAGCTGATAGCTACCAAAAATCCTGAAGAGATCAGAGGTGGTGGGCTTCTGAAGTATAGTAACCTCTTAGTACGGGACTTCAGGCCCATGGATAAGGATGAGATCAAAACATTAGAGCGCTACATGTGCTCCCGATTCTTCATAGACTTTCCAGACATCCTGGATCAGCAGCGCAAACTAGAGACCTACCTCCAGAACCACTTCTccaaagaagaaaggagcaaaTATGACTACCTCATGATTCTGCGCAGGGTGGTGAATGAGAGCACAGTCTGTCTCATGGGACATGAGCGAAGGCAGACTCTCAACTTGATTTCGCTGCTGGCACTCAAAGTACTGGCAGAACAAAACATCATCCCTAATGCCACTAATGTTACCTGTTATTACCAGCCAGCACCTTATGTTAGTGATGTAAACTTCAGCAACTACTATCTTGCAAATGCTCCTGTGCCGTACAGCCAGTCCTACCCCACTTGGTTGCCTTGCAATTGA